From Diospyros lotus cultivar Yz01 chromosome 4, ASM1463336v1, whole genome shotgun sequence, a single genomic window includes:
- the LOC127798712 gene encoding germin-like protein subfamily 1 member 11: MTMVTTIRRFLNFQVAAAAMSIFMALVSDLAYATDPNPLQNFCVAINQSTVPNAVFVNGKFCKDPKVAKPEDFSFSGLLTPRNTSNPLGSTITLVNVDKLPGINTLGISMSRIDYAPNGGVNPPHEHPRASEILLVLEGTLYVGFVTTNPDNRLFSKILRPGDMFVFPMGLIHFQLNVGKSRAVAIAAFNSQNPGLVTIANGLFGSNPRIDPSVLTRAFQLDEEVVDYLLTRVWYINLMK, encoded by the exons ATGACGATGGTGACGACGATAAGAAGGTTTCTTAATTTCCAGGTGGCTGCAGCTGCCATGTCCATCTTCATGGCCTTGGTTTCCGACCTAGCCTATGCTACTGATCCCAACCCCCTTCAGAACTTCTGTGTTGCCATCAATCAGTCCACAGTACCTAACGCCG TGTTTGTGAATGGGAAGTTCTGCAAGGACCCCAAGGTTGCCAAACCCGAGGATTTCTCCTTCTCTGGGCTACTAACTCCAAGAAACACGTCAAACCCACTTGGGTCAACAATCACTTTAGTAAACGTCGACAAGTTACCAGGCATCAACACTCTGGGCATCTCCATGTCTCGCATCGACTACGCTCCTAATGGAGGCGTTAACCCGCCGCACGAACACCCTCGAGCCAGCGAGATCCTTCTCGTCTTAGAAGGCACTCTTTACGTAGGCTTTGTTACAACCAATCCGGACAATCGTCTCTTCAGCAAGATTCTACGGCCGGGAGATATGTTTGTGTTTCCAATGGGTCTCATTCACTTCCAATTGAACGTAGGAAAGAGTAGGGCAGTGGCTATCGCAGCTTTCAACAGCCAGAATCCTGGGTTGGTCACCATTGCAAATGGGTTGTTTGGCTCAAATCCGAGGATTGATCCGAGTGTTCTTACTAGGGCTTTCCAATTGGATGAGGAGGTGGTTGACTATCTTCTCACTCGGGTTTGGTACATCAACTTGATGAAATAG